The following are encoded together in the Poseidonibacter lekithochrous genome:
- a CDS encoding HlyD family type I secretion periplasmic adaptor subunit has translation MNNKFFEETKWNYYVSVIPVMLFFIAFITWSTFSEIDEVVRGTGKVVPSSQTKILQNLEGGIISNIKVAEGDTVKKGDVIYTLSNEFFKADSKSKEIDLLAYQASAIRLKSSIEEMGKIVFPNEMIEKIPDIVENEINIFQEDYDNRQTRINIAKDQLKQKEFKLQEAQTKFDNLSIELNLAQVNMQILEKLYKKQVVSKKDYIFELSKKQSLVTRLSETRNNIPIIDEEIKEAIKNITSVKSEIRSKHLKKYSTLKAEINKLIERNKANTDRELRKDVISPVNGVINKLYFYTYGGIVKPGDKMAEITPIDDSLTIEAKIKTSDRAFIWIGQDVSVEITAYDFSKYGLLKGKLISISPDSFEDRNGNVFYIGKIKADANQFAPDLPILPGMIANVNILTGKKTILQYIIKPLKNIGKNALIEQ, from the coding sequence ATGAATAATAAATTTTTTGAAGAAACTAAATGGAACTATTATGTATCTGTTATACCTGTAATGCTATTCTTTATTGCATTTATAACATGGTCAACATTTAGTGAAATAGATGAAGTAGTAAGAGGAACTGGAAAAGTTGTTCCTTCAAGTCAAACAAAAATATTACAAAACCTTGAAGGTGGTATTATTTCTAATATTAAAGTCGCAGAGGGAGATACTGTTAAAAAAGGTGATGTTATATATACATTATCAAATGAGTTCTTTAAAGCGGATTCTAAATCAAAAGAAATTGATTTATTAGCATATCAAGCTAGTGCTATTAGATTAAAAAGTTCAATTGAAGAGATGGGAAAAATTGTATTTCCGAATGAAATGATTGAAAAAATACCTGATATTGTCGAAAATGAAATCAATATTTTTCAAGAAGATTATGACAATAGACAAACTCGTATTAATATTGCAAAAGATCAATTAAAACAAAAAGAGTTTAAACTTCAAGAAGCACAAACTAAATTTGATAACTTATCAATTGAATTAAATCTTGCACAAGTAAATATGCAAATTCTAGAGAAACTATATAAGAAGCAAGTAGTATCAAAAAAAGATTATATTTTTGAATTATCAAAAAAACAAAGTTTGGTTACAAGGTTGTCAGAAACAAGAAATAACATTCCTATCATTGATGAAGAAATAAAAGAAGCAATCAAAAATATCACTTCTGTTAAATCTGAAATTCGATCAAAACATCTTAAAAAATACTCAACTCTTAAAGCAGAGATAAATAAATTAATTGAAAGAAATAAAGCAAATACAGATAGAGAATTAAGAAAAGATGTTATTTCTCCTGTTAATGGTGTTATAAATAAGCTTTACTTTTATACTTATGGTGGAATTGTAAAACCAGGTGATAAAATGGCTGAGATTACACCTATAGACGATTCTCTTACAATTGAAGCTAAGATTAAAACTTCAGATAGAGCATTTATTTGGATAGGTCAAGATGTATCTGTAGAAATTACAGCATACGATTTTTCTAAGTATGGATTATTAAAAGGAAAACTAATATCTATATCACCAGACTCTTTCGAAGATAGAAATGGAAATGTTTTTTATATTGGAAAAATTAAAGCTGATGCTAATCAATTCGCACCTGATCTTCCAATTCTTCCAGGAATGATCGCTAATGTAAATATTCTAACAGGTAAGAAAACAATCCTGCAATATATCATTAAACCACTAAAGAACATTGGAAAAAATGCATTAATAGAACAATAG
- a CDS encoding tetratricopeptide repeat protein, which yields MEKTIYTPNIFNAQNIEDAKKIILTKEGDLESEQRWQKETPFLVDSIIENLKINQNHTVLDFGCGIGRIAKELIQKTNCNVIGVDISEDMRKMAIEYVNNDKFKVISPKDLELNAKKGFKVDSAYTIWVLQHCIKPQVEINLIKSLLKRDSLFYVVNNNQSAVPTNKGWVNNGINILELLRFKFEETKEDKIPVEIADENINKHTFISVLKNSKGYAKLSTNKEVLDLLDEALVFYEKKDLDKAKEIYSKVLEIEASNEMATGNLGIIAKAQGDVKSAIEYYIKTIKLNPDNPLTYNNLGNAFKEIKDYKSAIIAFSDCLRRDPKNYNAFNNLGIAYESAGQNDNAINAYKEAIRINPNYSKSINNIGVLLYKQKKYDEAIKIFEIALNTDPEYHELHSNIGASYNKLKKYDEAIESLELAIKKDPKNGGAYTNLGNVYNKLDDYKKAAKLHEESIKLAPKGSNAYSNVGTSYKYLGFTKKAIDSYKKAIELDPNFVNAHFDLSTMYLSKGDFELGWNEYEWRFKKEEMIPHIINNKDIFSKPMFSGKEDIKDKTLLLHSEQGFGDSLQFIRFLPQIKEKFNCKIAVKCRDELKELFKCIKEIDVLTHRNEATPEFDYHLPIMSMPFILGMKSLKDLPKQTPYLTAPKDDTFNIKKEKGKLNVGICWSASVTGESYDGKVFDLKYLETLINSENTNVYTLQVGPENEDIKKSGFEDKIIDLTDKLTDFSKTASLMKELDLVISSDTSVAHLAGALNVPVWIPLQKIPDWRWQNKGETTLWYPSAKLFRQKTPKVWENVFKSIYGKLYSKFKIKI from the coding sequence ATGGAAAAAACAATATATACACCAAATATTTTTAATGCGCAGAATATAGAAGATGCAAAAAAAATCATATTAACAAAAGAAGGTGACTTAGAAAGTGAGCAAAGGTGGCAAAAAGAGACACCTTTCTTGGTGGATTCAATTATTGAGAATTTAAAGATAAATCAAAATCATACTGTACTTGACTTTGGATGTGGTATTGGACGAATTGCAAAAGAGTTAATACAAAAAACTAATTGTAATGTAATTGGTGTTGATATTTCAGAAGATATGAGAAAAATGGCTATTGAATATGTAAATAATGATAAGTTCAAAGTTATCTCACCAAAAGATTTAGAACTAAATGCCAAAAAAGGTTTTAAAGTTGATAGTGCTTATACAATTTGGGTATTACAACATTGTATTAAACCTCAAGTTGAAATTAATTTAATTAAATCATTACTAAAAAGAGATTCATTATTTTATGTTGTAAACAATAATCAAAGTGCAGTTCCTACAAATAAAGGCTGGGTAAATAATGGTATTAATATTTTAGAACTACTTAGATTTAAATTTGAAGAGACTAAAGAAGATAAAATTCCTGTTGAAATAGCAGATGAAAATATAAATAAACATACTTTTATTTCAGTTCTTAAAAACTCTAAAGGTTATGCAAAACTTTCAACAAATAAAGAAGTTTTAGATTTATTAGATGAAGCTTTAGTATTTTATGAAAAGAAAGACTTAGATAAAGCAAAAGAAATTTATTCAAAAGTTTTAGAAATAGAAGCTAGTAATGAAATGGCAACAGGTAATTTAGGAATTATTGCAAAAGCACAAGGTGATGTAAAATCAGCAATTGAATATTATATTAAAACAATAAAACTTAATCCTGATAATCCATTAACATATAATAATCTTGGTAATGCTTTTAAAGAAATAAAAGATTATAAAAGCGCAATTATTGCTTTTTCTGATTGTTTAAGAAGAGATCCAAAAAACTATAATGCTTTTAATAATTTAGGAATTGCTTATGAAAGTGCAGGGCAAAATGATAATGCCATTAATGCATATAAAGAAGCTATTAGAATTAACCCTAACTACTCAAAATCAATTAATAATATTGGTGTATTATTATATAAGCAAAAGAAATATGATGAAGCAATTAAAATCTTTGAAATTGCATTAAATACAGATCCTGAATATCATGAATTACATAGTAATATTGGAGCTTCTTACAATAAACTAAAAAAATATGATGAAGCAATAGAATCTCTAGAATTAGCAATTAAAAAAGACCCCAAAAATGGTGGAGCATATACAAATCTTGGAAATGTATATAATAAATTAGATGATTATAAAAAAGCAGCAAAACTACATGAAGAATCAATTAAATTAGCACCAAAGGGTTCTAATGCTTATAGTAATGTAGGAACATCATATAAATATTTAGGATTTACAAAAAAAGCAATTGATTCTTATAAAAAAGCAATTGAATTAGATCCAAATTTTGTTAATGCTCATTTTGATTTGTCAACAATGTATCTATCAAAAGGTGATTTTGAACTAGGTTGGAATGAATACGAGTGGAGATTCAAAAAAGAAGAAATGATTCCTCATATTATTAATAATAAAGATATTTTCTCAAAACCAATGTTTTCAGGAAAAGAAGATATAAAAGATAAAACTTTATTATTACACTCTGAGCAAGGTTTTGGAGATTCATTACAATTTATTAGATTCTTACCTCAAATAAAAGAAAAATTCAATTGTAAAATTGCAGTTAAATGTAGAGATGAATTAAAAGAGTTATTTAAATGTATAAAAGAAATTGATGTTTTAACTCATAGAAATGAAGCAACTCCAGAGTTTGATTACCATTTACCAATTATGAGTATGCCGTTTATTTTAGGTATGAAAAGTTTAAAAGATTTACCAAAACAAACTCCATATTTAACTGCTCCTAAAGATGATACTTTTAATATTAAAAAAGAAAAAGGTAAATTAAATGTTGGTATTTGTTGGAGTGCTTCTGTAACAGGAGAGAGTTATGATGGAAAAGTATTTGATTTAAAATATCTTGAGACTTTAATTAATAGTGAAAATACTAATGTCTATACTTTACAAGTAGGACCTGAAAATGAAGATATTAAAAAATCAGGATTTGAAGATAAAATCATTGATCTAACAGACAAACTAACAGATTTTTCAAAAACTGCTAGTTTAATGAAAGAACTTGATTTAGTTATTTCTTCTGATACATCAGTTGCACACTTGGCAGGAGCTTTAAATGTACCTGTTTGGATACCTTTACAAAAGATTCCTGATTGGCGTTGGCAAAACAAGGGAGAAACTACTTTATGGTACCCAAGTGCTAAATTATTTAGACAAAAAACACCTAAAGTATGGGAAAATGTGTTTAAGTCTATTTATGGTAAACTTTATTCAAAATTTAAAATTAAGATTTAA
- a CDS encoding TolC family protein, with protein sequence MSNFFKKQIFLSTIVFAVFCNAAGTELIPEDDLKIIEGKKTPLSSFEKDILSEGISAEKDEEGYVGAIDPTKFEKVKLIDVVYEALSTSDILKSSREKVVQLDLKFQDSLAAFAPTMNLEYNYGRTQKNPSGQEGYEYKYFDDRNYRFVINQSLYSGGSSTYDVQNAYKKLEVGKNQYRIVLEEEIKKAIRSYFGVVFSYRSVLVNERNMKKLKRILQIVTVKYENGAATIGDMTSIKASVANATTKLVRVKSKFVEALRFYEYISGAQFENTLPYERNFDIEIENFDDVYTRALENNKGLINYYKTIEAEAYRMKSAQAAFKPKVDFEFSYKKTFEQEDDKEKKDAINGKFKVTYNLYNGGKDKNKILEVNSAIRDLKYRLSEEIRKLKWNLSKLFTSVDSVSQALDSTITEIVASRKAVSSYWEAFKLGEQDLQTLLQGQKQLNSAETELVKFEEDYITDFFSILELTGDLSSFFDVDPDNPKFIDFSRSDYKKTIDPSIVKELGIDLKTGKEIKKDKKADLVEKEDELEIKDPALAEFASSLDENINKYLEKFMNFDDDSFMIEISKFDNVYDSFNFLKEKEIDKDSIAYDVIDNYELETRIAHNNFETIEDAQMYLDNLESKDTNKKYEIKKVSDIKSSYNKYIDGLKIEKPKVETKIKIVEKIYQPVKKDIFITNAEFKKKFLEADASKFTINVSSFTKIEDVEKLINENQIFDNTLFYYYGDNGQLIKVVYGLFDNYKLAEQSLSLLSFSETTIFPVVEKVAFVQESYKNNIDFNEKKEEPIEYEYIDMTTNKVTKKTIKKEIKDIELEDKTKNIKLDSDDNISNLEKLLDIENPEKIEKIEKTEKSDIKENLIEVDTKSDDITIDVVDNGNISFVDKFLSSPKEYFSLNIAALDSMEDANVYVKKHSLEDKTILVISNSGKIMVMYGIYSSSVDAENDLSLLPTVISKNKPMILKIFRLQDSYNKNNLNDDSSIIEEIRIVEEQAAKEAQEKARLEELRIAEEKAVKEAQEKARLEELRIAEEQAAKEAQEKARLEEIRIAEEKAEKEAQEKARLEEIRIAEEKAEKEVQEKARLEEIRIAEEKAEKEVQEKARLEELRIAEEQAAKEAQKKARLEEIRIAEEQAAKEAQEKARLEEIKIVEEKAAKEAQEKARLEELRIAEEQAAKEAQEKARLEELRIAEEQAVSEAQEKVRLEEIRIVEDEISNDEIQVFDTLDNFIDKFDDATNKSYTVKLSSIESNKVRWYIHRFGLNSNNIVIIENGNISDIYFGAFDSLEITQDAIGSLHPVISSNNPTIMTIEEVE encoded by the coding sequence GTGAGTAATTTCTTTAAAAAACAAATATTTTTGTCAACTATTGTATTTGCTGTTTTTTGTAATGCAGCTGGAACAGAACTTATTCCTGAAGATGATTTAAAAATAATTGAAGGCAAAAAAACTCCTTTATCATCATTTGAAAAAGATATTCTTAGTGAAGGAATTAGCGCAGAAAAAGATGAAGAAGGTTATGTTGGGGCGATTGATCCAACAAAATTTGAAAAAGTAAAATTAATTGATGTTGTTTATGAAGCTTTATCTACAAGTGATATATTAAAATCTTCAAGAGAAAAAGTTGTACAACTTGACTTAAAATTTCAAGATTCGTTAGCTGCATTTGCTCCTACTATGAATTTAGAATACAACTATGGTAGAACACAAAAAAATCCATCTGGACAAGAAGGTTATGAATATAAATATTTTGATGACAGAAATTATAGGTTTGTTATTAATCAGAGTTTATATTCTGGTGGGTCTAGTACATATGATGTTCAAAATGCTTATAAGAAATTAGAAGTTGGTAAAAATCAATATAGAATTGTATTAGAAGAAGAGATTAAAAAAGCAATTAGATCATATTTTGGTGTTGTTTTTTCTTATAGATCTGTTTTAGTTAATGAAAGAAATATGAAAAAACTAAAAAGAATTCTTCAAATTGTTACTGTAAAATATGAAAATGGTGCAGCTACAATTGGTGATATGACTTCAATTAAAGCTAGTGTTGCAAATGCTACAACTAAACTTGTTAGGGTTAAGTCTAAATTTGTAGAAGCTCTAAGATTTTATGAGTATATCTCTGGTGCACAGTTTGAAAATACTCTTCCTTATGAAAGAAACTTTGATATTGAAATAGAAAATTTTGATGATGTTTATACTAGAGCTTTAGAAAATAATAAAGGACTAATAAACTATTATAAAACAATTGAAGCTGAGGCTTATAGAATGAAAAGTGCTCAAGCTGCCTTTAAACCAAAAGTAGATTTTGAATTCTCTTATAAAAAAACTTTTGAACAAGAAGATGATAAAGAAAAGAAAGATGCAATCAATGGTAAATTTAAAGTAACATATAATTTATATAATGGTGGAAAAGATAAAAATAAAATTCTTGAAGTTAATAGTGCTATTAGAGACTTAAAATATAGACTTAGTGAAGAAATCAGAAAATTAAAATGGAATTTATCAAAACTATTTACATCTGTTGATTCTGTTAGTCAAGCTTTAGATAGTACTATTACTGAGATTGTTGCATCTAGAAAAGCTGTTAGTTCTTATTGGGAAGCCTTTAAACTAGGGGAACAAGACTTACAAACTTTACTTCAAGGTCAAAAACAATTAAATTCAGCAGAAACAGAATTAGTTAAATTTGAAGAAGATTATATTACTGATTTCTTTAGTATTTTAGAATTAACTGGTGATTTATCTTCTTTCTTTGATGTTGACCCTGATAATCCTAAATTTATTGATTTTTCTAGAAGTGATTACAAAAAAACAATTGATCCTAGTATTGTAAAAGAATTAGGAATCGATTTAAAAACTGGAAAAGAAATAAAAAAAGATAAAAAAGCAGATTTAGTAGAAAAAGAGGACGAATTAGAAATTAAAGATCCTGCTCTTGCTGAATTTGCAAGTTCTTTAGATGAAAATATAAATAAGTATTTAGAAAAATTCATGAACTTCGATGATGATAGTTTTATGATTGAGATTAGTAAATTCGATAATGTTTATGATTCTTTTAATTTCTTAAAAGAGAAAGAAATAGATAAAGATTCTATTGCTTATGATGTTATTGATAACTATGAATTAGAAACTAGAATTGCTCATAATAATTTTGAAACTATTGAAGATGCACAAATGTATCTAGATAATTTAGAAAGTAAAGATACAAACAAAAAATATGAAATAAAAAAAGTATCTGATATTAAATCTTCATATAATAAATATATTGATGGTTTAAAAATTGAAAAACCTAAAGTTGAAACTAAAATTAAAATTGTTGAAAAGATTTATCAGCCTGTAAAAAAAGATATTTTTATTACTAATGCTGAATTTAAAAAGAAATTCTTAGAAGCTGATGCAAGTAAGTTTACAATTAATGTTAGTTCATTTACAAAAATTGAAGATGTAGAAAAACTAATTAATGAGAATCAAATTTTTGATAATACATTATTTTATTACTATGGTGATAATGGACAACTAATAAAGGTTGTATACGGTTTATTTGATAATTATAAACTTGCTGAACAATCATTAAGTTTACTTTCTTTCTCTGAAACAACAATATTTCCTGTAGTAGAAAAAGTTGCTTTTGTTCAAGAATCATATAAAAATAATATAGATTTTAATGAGAAAAAAGAAGAACCTATTGAATATGAATATATTGATATGACAACTAATAAAGTTACAAAGAAAACTATTAAAAAAGAAATTAAAGATATAGAATTAGAAGATAAAACTAAAAATATAAAACTTGATAGTGATGATAATATAAGTAATTTAGAAAAGCTATTAGATATTGAGAATCCTGAAAAAATAGAAAAAATAGAAAAAACAGAAAAATCTGATATTAAAGAGAATTTAATTGAAGTTGATACAAAATCTGATGATATTACTATTGATGTTGTTGATAATGGTAATATTTCATTTGTAGATAAATTCTTATCTTCACCTAAAGAATATTTTTCATTAAATATTGCTGCTTTAGATAGTATGGAAGATGCTAATGTTTATGTTAAAAAGCATTCACTTGAAGATAAAACTATACTAGTAATTTCAAATAGTGGAAAAATAATGGTTATGTATGGTATTTATTCTAGTTCTGTTGATGCAGAAAATGATTTATCATTATTACCTACTGTTATTTCTAAAAATAAGCCAATGATATTAAAAATATTCAGATTACAAGATTCATATAATAAGAATAATTTAAATGATGATAGTTCTATTATTGAAGAGATAAGAATCGTAGAAGAACAAGCTGCAAAAGAGGCTCAAGAGAAAGCAAGACTTGAAGAGTTAAGAATCGCAGAAGAAAAAGCTGTAAAAGAAGCACAAGAGAAAGCAAGACTTGAAGAGTTAAGAATTGCAGAAGAACAAGCTGCAAAAGAAGCACAAGAGAAAGCAAGACTTGAAGAGATAAGAATCGCAGAAGAAAAAGCTGAAAAAGAAGCACAAGAAAAAGCAAGACTTGAAGAGATAAGAATCGCAGAAGAAAAAGCTGAAAAAGAAGTACAAGAAAAAGCAAGACTTGAAGAGATAAGAATCGCAGAAGAAAAAGCTGAAAAAGAAGTACAAGAAAAAGCAAGACTTGAAGAGTTAAGAATCGCAGAAGAACAAGCTGCAAAAGAGGCACAAAAGAAAGCAAGACTTGAAGAGATAAGAATTGCAGAAGAACAAGCTGCAAAAGAAGCACAAGAGAAAGCAAGACTTGAAGAGATAAAAATCGTAGAAGAAAAAGCTGCAAAAGAAGCACAAGAAAAAGCAAGACTTGAAGAGTTAAGAATTGCAGAAGAACAAGCTGCAAAAGAAGCTCAAGAGAAAGCAAGACTTGAAGAGTTAAGAATCGCAGAAGAACAAGCGGTGAGCGAAGCTCAAGAAAAAGTAAGACTTGAAGAGATAAGAATTGTAGAAGATGAAATTAGTAATGATGAAATACAAGTATTTGATACATTAGATAATTTCATTGATAAATTTGATGACGCTACTAATAAATCATATACAGTTAAATTATCATCAATTGAAAGTAATAAAGTAAGATGGTATATTCATAGATTTGGTTTAAATAGCAATAATATTGTGATTATCGAGAATGGTAATATTTCAGATATTTATTTTGGAGCATTTGATTCACTAGAAATAACACAAGATGCTATAGGAAGCTTACATCCAGTTATCTCTTCAAATAACCCTACAATTATGACTATTGAGGAAGTTGAGTGA
- a CDS encoding type I secretion system permease/ATPase has translation MAENQEEIESEKIVDEIENREDFPLIYSLKYILDFYFGEISIETILSLSATTSKGFTPEIAIDVVNEVGLTGVEKEIDANEIPTHFFPCIIIDKSGKPYILQKKEKDMYLFDPILNKQIKEKPSFLKNFKKAILIFRNPKKEKILDETKNKDWFWNPIKTFWKSYIEIGILTLFINIFALAVPLFTMSVYDRVVPNNATETLFVLASGVIIILLFDIYFKSVRNHIIERVGKKLGVYLEEELMKRMLNIKSEYDNMLVGSKANLFRELNQIRDFFATKSILQVIDLPFFFIAIIVIYLISPAVAAVPFVVAILILIFNVIMQIPISNLSKKNIENVQSKNSYLVETIQGSEIIKLSNASSTKLFNWRSLVAVTDSISLKIQSLNVFSMNLSQTIVQFVTMMVIVVGVFEIADKSLTVGGLIAVTILSSRAMVPVIQTSMMVIRLREIKESLNNINEFWHLPLENDNSKEIGIGKLRGEIEFAGVDFYYKNSKFPSLDKCNLKINPGEKVGIIGQTGAGKTTFLRLLTGLDTATKGSIYLDGHEISTLHPVEVRQNVGVMPQEPFLFSGTLKENIELSNPISKERMMKIIKLTGLEDLVKKSGQGDALQVGERGSNLSVGQRHLVALARSILNEPPVMILDEPTTGMDIGLEKTLITHMKKLLEDKTLIVITHRFAALELVDRVIVLNNGKIVADGPKDQVLAALQQKK, from the coding sequence TTGGCTGAGAATCAAGAAGAAATTGAAAGCGAAAAAATAGTTGACGAAATAGAAAATAGAGAAGATTTCCCTTTAATTTATTCATTGAAATATATCTTGGATTTTTACTTCGGTGAAATTTCTATTGAAACGATTCTAAGTCTTTCTGCAACAACATCAAAAGGTTTCACTCCTGAAATTGCTATTGATGTTGTTAATGAAGTTGGTCTAACTGGTGTAGAAAAAGAAATTGATGCAAATGAAATACCTACACACTTCTTCCCTTGTATTATAATTGATAAAAGTGGAAAACCTTATATCTTACAAAAAAAAGAAAAAGATATGTATCTTTTTGACCCAATATTAAATAAACAAATTAAAGAAAAACCTTCATTTCTAAAGAACTTCAAAAAAGCTATTTTAATTTTTAGAAATCCTAAAAAAGAAAAGATATTAGATGAAACAAAAAATAAAGATTGGTTTTGGAATCCAATAAAAACTTTTTGGAAGTCATATATTGAAATTGGTATCTTAACTCTGTTTATCAATATTTTTGCATTAGCAGTACCTTTATTTACAATGAGTGTATATGATAGAGTAGTTCCAAATAATGCTACTGAAACTCTATTTGTTTTGGCAAGTGGAGTTATTATTATTCTATTATTTGATATATACTTTAAAAGTGTTAGAAATCATATTATTGAAAGAGTTGGTAAAAAACTAGGTGTTTACTTAGAAGAAGAACTAATGAAAAGAATGCTTAATATAAAATCTGAGTATGATAATATGTTAGTTGGTTCAAAAGCAAACTTATTTAGAGAACTAAATCAAATAAGAGATTTTTTTGCAACTAAATCAATTTTACAAGTAATTGATTTACCTTTTTTCTTTATTGCTATTATTGTAATTTATTTAATTTCACCTGCTGTTGCAGCTGTTCCATTCGTTGTTGCAATACTAATTCTTATTTTTAACGTAATAATGCAAATACCAATTTCAAATTTAAGTAAAAAAAATATTGAAAATGTTCAATCAAAAAATAGTTATTTAGTTGAAACTATCCAAGGTAGTGAGATTATTAAACTATCTAATGCTTCTTCAACAAAACTATTTAACTGGAGAAGTTTAGTAGCTGTTACAGATTCAATTTCTCTTAAAATACAATCATTAAATGTATTTTCAATGAACCTATCACAGACAATTGTTCAATTTGTAACGATGATGGTAATTGTTGTTGGTGTTTTTGAGATTGCTGATAAAAGTCTTACTGTTGGGGGATTGATTGCTGTTACTATTCTTTCTAGTAGAGCAATGGTTCCCGTAATTCAAACATCTATGATGGTTATAAGACTTAGAGAGATCAAAGAATCTTTAAATAATATAAACGAATTTTGGCACTTACCTTTAGAAAATGATAATAGCAAAGAAATTGGTATTGGAAAACTAAGAGGCGAAATTGAATTTGCAGGAGTTGATTTCTATTATAAAAATAGTAAATTCCCTTCATTAGATAAGTGTAATCTAAAAATTAATCCAGGTGAGAAAGTTGGTATTATTGGGCAAACAGGAGCTGGAAAAACAACATTCTTACGATTATTAACAGGACTTGATACTGCGACTAAAGGTAGTATTTATTTAGATGGACATGAAATTTCTACTTTACATCCTGTTGAAGTTAGACAAAATGTCGGTGTTATGCCTCAAGAGCCGTTTTTATTCTCTGGAACTCTAAAAGAAAATATTGAATTATCTAATCCTATTAGTAAAGAGCGAATGATGAAAATTATTAAACTTACTGGTTTAGAAGATTTAGTTAAGAAATCAGGTCAGGGTGATGCTTTACAAGTAGGAGAGCGAGGAAGTAATTTATCTGTTGGTCAAAGGCATTTAGTTGCACTTGCAAGATCTATTTTGAATGAACCTCCTGTTATGATACTTGATGAGCCAACAACAGGTATGGATATAGGTTTAGAAAAAACATTAATTACTCATATGAAAAAACTATTAGAAGATAAAACACTAATTGTGATTACTCACAGATTTGCAGCATTAGAATTAGTTGATAGAGTGATTGTATTAAATAATGGTAAGATTGTAGCGGATGGTCCAAAAGATCAGGTTTTAGCTGCATTACAACAAAAGAAGTAA